A section of the Pseudomonas prosekii genome encodes:
- a CDS encoding ribonucleoside-diphosphate reductase subunit alpha, protein MQTDTTRENPQGTLPQAADSTSDLSATAPGQLRVIKRNGTVVPYTDDKITVAITKAFLAVEGGTAAASSRIHDTVARLTEQVTATFKRRMPSGGTIHIEEIQDQVELALMRAGEQKVARDYVIYRDGRSKERAAHAPVEEAVNAHPSIRITRADGTFAPLDMGRLNTIVTEACEGLEEVDGDLIQRETLKNLYDGVALTDVNTALVMTARTLVEREPNYSFVTARLLMDTLRAEGLSFLEVAESATHHEMVDLYAKALPAYIAKGIEFELLNPILATFDLEKLGKAINHERDQQFTYLGLQTLYDRYFIHKDGIRFELPQIFFMRVAMGLAIEEKQKEDRAIEFYNLLSSFDYMSSTPTLFNAGTLRPQLSSCYLTTVPDDLSGIYHAIHDNAMLSKFAGGLGNDWTPVRALGSYIKGTNGKSQGVVPFLKVVNDTAVAVNQGGKRKGAVCAYLETWHMDIEEFIELRKNTGDDRRRTHDMNTANWIPDLFMKRVFDDGQWTLFSPSEVPDLHDLTGKAFEERYEYYEALSQYPGKIKLFKTIQAKDLWRKMLSMLFETGHPWLTFKDPCNLRSPQQHVGVVHSSNLCTEITLNTNKDEIAVCNLGSINLPNHITNGKLDTAKLERTVNTAVRMLDNVIDINYYSVPQAKNSNFKHRPVGLGIMGFQDALYLQHIPYGSDAAVEFADKSMEAVSYYAIQASCDLADERGAYETFQGSLWSKGILPLDSQQILIEQRGQKYIDVDLNESLDWAPVRARVQKGIRNSNIMAIAPTATIANITGVSQSIEPTYQNLYVKSNLSGEFTVINPYLVRDLKARGLWDSVMINDLKYYDGSVQQIERIPQELKELYATAFEVDTKWIVDAASRRQKWIDQAQSLNLYIAGASGKKLDVTYRMAWYRGLKTTYYLRALAATSTEKSTINTGKLNAVSSGGNHGDDSVLAAPAGPAPVPKACAIDEPDCEACQ, encoded by the coding sequence ATGCAAACCGACACAACTCGCGAGAACCCGCAGGGCACCTTGCCGCAGGCCGCTGATTCGACTTCGGATCTGTCCGCCACCGCGCCTGGTCAATTGCGCGTGATCAAGCGTAACGGCACTGTCGTCCCTTATACCGATGACAAAATCACCGTCGCTATCACCAAAGCGTTTCTCGCAGTTGAGGGCGGCACCGCTGCCGCCTCGTCGCGAATCCATGACACCGTTGCCCGCCTGACCGAACAAGTCACCGCAACCTTCAAGCGTCGCATGCCTTCGGGCGGCACCATCCACATCGAAGAAATCCAGGACCAGGTTGAATTGGCCCTGATGCGTGCCGGCGAGCAGAAAGTGGCGCGCGACTACGTGATCTACCGCGACGGTCGTTCGAAAGAACGCGCTGCCCACGCGCCGGTCGAGGAAGCGGTCAACGCTCACCCATCGATCCGCATCACCCGCGCCGACGGCACTTTTGCCCCGCTGGACATGGGTCGCTTGAACACCATCGTCACTGAAGCGTGCGAAGGCCTGGAAGAAGTCGACGGCGACCTGATCCAGCGCGAAACCCTGAAAAACCTGTATGACGGCGTGGCCCTGACCGACGTCAACACCGCATTGGTGATGACCGCCCGTACGCTGGTCGAGCGTGAGCCGAACTACTCGTTCGTGACCGCGCGCCTGCTGATGGACACCCTGCGTGCCGAAGGCCTGAGCTTCCTCGAAGTTGCCGAAAGCGCGACCCACCACGAGATGGTCGACCTGTACGCCAAAGCGCTGCCGGCCTACATCGCCAAGGGTATCGAATTCGAATTGCTCAACCCGATCCTGGCCACGTTTGACCTGGAAAAACTCGGCAAGGCCATCAACCACGAGCGCGATCAGCAGTTCACCTACCTGGGCCTGCAAACCCTGTACGACCGTTACTTCATCCACAAGGACGGTATCCGCTTCGAACTGCCGCAGATCTTCTTCATGCGCGTGGCCATGGGCCTGGCGATTGAAGAGAAGCAGAAAGAAGACCGTGCAATCGAGTTCTACAACCTGCTGTCGTCCTTCGACTACATGTCCTCGACGCCAACCCTGTTCAACGCCGGCACCCTGCGTCCACAGCTTTCCAGCTGCTACCTGACCACCGTGCCGGATGACCTGTCGGGCATTTACCACGCGATCCACGACAACGCCATGTTGTCGAAATTCGCTGGCGGCCTGGGCAACGACTGGACGCCGGTTCGTGCGCTCGGTTCGTACATCAAGGGCACCAACGGCAAATCCCAGGGCGTTGTACCGTTCCTGAAAGTGGTCAACGACACCGCCGTAGCGGTCAACCAGGGCGGCAAGCGCAAAGGCGCGGTCTGTGCCTACCTGGAAACCTGGCACATGGACATCGAAGAGTTCATCGAGCTGCGCAAGAACACCGGTGATGATCGTCGTCGTACCCACGACATGAACACTGCCAACTGGATCCCTGACCTGTTCATGAAGCGCGTCTTCGATGACGGCCAGTGGACCCTGTTCTCGCCATCCGAAGTGCCGGACCTGCACGACCTGACCGGCAAGGCGTTCGAAGAGCGTTACGAGTACTACGAAGCGCTGTCGCAGTACCCGGGCAAGATCAAGCTGTTCAAGACCATCCAGGCCAAAGACCTGTGGCGCAAAATGCTCTCCATGCTGTTTGAAACCGGCCACCCTTGGCTGACCTTCAAAGACCCGTGCAACCTGCGCAGCCCGCAGCAGCACGTGGGCGTGGTCCATAGCTCGAACCTGTGCACCGAAATCACCTTGAACACCAACAAGGACGAAATCGCCGTTTGCAACCTGGGCTCGATCAACCTGCCGAACCACATCACCAACGGCAAGCTCGACACCGCCAAGCTGGAACGTACCGTGAACACCGCCGTGCGCATGCTCGATAACGTTATCGACATCAACTACTACTCGGTGCCACAAGCGAAGAACTCCAACTTCAAGCATCGTCCGGTCGGCCTCGGCATCATGGGCTTCCAGGACGCGCTGTACCTGCAGCACATTCCTTACGGTTCCGACGCTGCCGTCGAGTTCGCCGACAAGTCGATGGAAGCGGTCAGCTACTACGCGATCCAGGCTTCCTGCGACCTGGCTGACGAGCGCGGCGCTTACGAGACGTTCCAGGGTTCGCTGTGGTCCAAAGGCATCTTGCCGCTGGATTCGCAACAGATCCTGATCGAGCAACGTGGCCAGAAGTACATCGATGTTGACCTGAACGAATCCCTGGACTGGGCACCGGTTCGCGCCCGTGTACAGAAAGGCATTCGTAACTCCAACATCATGGCCATCGCGCCGACCGCGACCATCGCCAACATCACTGGCGTTTCGCAGTCGATCGAACCGACTTACCAGAACCTTTATGTGAAATCGAACCTGTCGGGCGAATTCACCGTGATCAACCCGTACCTGGTTCGCGACCTCAAGGCTCGCGGTCTGTGGGACTCGGTCATGATCAACGACCTGAAGTACTACGACGGTTCGGTGCAGCAAATCGAGCGCATCCCGCAAGAACTCAAAGAGCTCTACGCGACTGCTTTCGAAGTGGACACCAAGTGGATCGTTGACGCGGCCAGCCGTCGTCAGAAGTGGATCGACCAGGCTCAGTCGCTGAACCTGTACATCGCCGGCGCTTCGGGCAAGAAGCTCGACGTGACCTACCGCATGGCTTGGTACCGTGGTCTGAAAACCACTTACTACCTCCGTGCCCTGGCCGCGACCAGCACCGAGAAGTCGACCATCAACACCGGCAAGCTGAACGCGGTTTCCAGCGGCGGCAACCACGGTGACGATTCGGTATTGGCTGCGCCTGCCGGCCCGGCTCCAGTGCCGAAGGCTTGCGCCATCGACGAGCCGGATTGCGAAGCTTGCCAATAA